The Coriobacteriia bacterium genome segment GTAGCACAATCTGGGGGAGGCGCCACAGTGCGGCAGGTGCAAGGCGCCCGGCGGCGTAGCGTACTGGACGCTACGTAAGCCGCCGGGCAACGCCGCAGATGCCGTGCTGTGGTCGCCTCCTAGCTGCGGTAGCCGTGGAAGTGCTGATAGTCCCCGTGATGATCGTGGTGGCGGCCGTGGCAGCGCGGGCCGCGACCGGGACGGTGCTCATCAGAGCAGGCGTCATCGCCGGCAGCCTCGCGCTCCTGGGCGACGCGCTCCTTCAGAAAGCCGTTGATCTTCGTGAGCACGCGATACAGGTCGCGGCGGTCGGCGTCGTCGAGCACCTCGAGCATCTGCGAGTTGCGAGGCTGCTGCTGAGCGGCACGGCCCTTGTCGGTGATGGCGACGTCCATGGCGCGATGGTCATCGGGGTTGGGCGTACGCGTGACGTAGCCGCCCTCCTCCAGCTTGGACAGCATGCCCGACAGCGACTGCGGGCGAATGCCGATGATGCGCGCCAGCTCGCTCTGGCTAATCTTCTCGACGGACTTCAGGAGTAGCAGCACGCGGCCCTGGCCACTACGCGGATCCGTCGCCGCCTCGTAGTCAGTGCGATGATATGCGCGGCCGCCGTGGCGCATGGAGCAACGACGCACGCCGGCGAACAGCTCGAACAGCTCGTCGTCGGTGGGAACGTGGTTGGCGTCGGCGCAGGGGGCCGGCGCAGCAGCGTTGACGGTCTGGCCACAACCACAGGCGCAGGCCTTCTCGGTATCGGACATGGGAACTCCTCTCAACCTGACCTCCCCGGCTCTCAGCGCTCAGGGGAGGCTCATATATATGAAGGTACCTTACAAATTGAATATAGCACGCTAAGGACGGTGGACCTGCTTCCGCGAAGATACGAAGGTGCCTTCACAATATCGGCGTATGCCCAGTGCGCTCCCCTACAGCCCTGCATCCGCATATCGTTCGAGCACGGACTTGAGTGTGATGCGATTCGCGACGAGCTGGCGATACGTTGCCGTGTGGACACGGCCTTCGACACGCAAGCGCTCTATCTTGGCCAACGCGTCGTCGTACTCAGCTCGCAAGGCTTCGAGGACGTCCTCGTGGCGGCCGAGCCGGTCCAGAAAGGCACTAGATGTGGCATCCGATACCGTCGCGTAAGAGCCATCGGCGCCCCTGCTGGTCAGGCGAGGTGTCGTCCCGGCGGCCATGGTGTCAGGCATGGTTATCTCCTCTATATAATGGACAACCGAAGAATAATCTAGGCTTACTCTGGATGTCCCACGTATGCTGGGATCGGTCAATGGCATCCGCGTGCGGGCAGCGCCTTCCAGATCAGGGAGGTCATGCCTATGGACATATGGGTACAGCTCGTTGTTTTTGCAAGTGCGCTCGTTACGCTTGCGGGAGAGATACTCAAGTTCGTACGCGATACGCGAGGCGAGGGGGCCTTTCAGCAGGCCCCCTCAGCACTTCTCGCGAGCGCGTGGACGGCGTCCACGCCGGGGTCGTTAGCAGCAACTAGCGACCCCTCAGCATAACGGCGCTGTCCGCCCTCACCGCGGACTGCCGTTGGCCTTAGTATAACGCGCGGCGTCTCCAATAGCACCCCACACGCGGAAAACAACGCGAAAGTGGGCGCCGCTCCGGCCCTACGCACCATAAGTAGCACGGATAGCATCAGCCGCAGCGGACGACAGCGGCTCGTCCAGGGTCGCTCCCCTCGCATCAAGCTCCGAACTCAGGGTGGCGCGCATTTGCTCGATATGCGCCCACACAGCCTCCGCGTCCTCCGGGGCGGGCGCCATCGTCACCGTTGGGAACGCGCGCAGATCGTCCTCGACAAGGCCGATGCCCATACGGTTGTCGACATAAGCCTCGGTGGCCGGCTCCATCAGCGCGCGCATGGCCGCAATGCCCAGATCGTTCGACGTTGTCGCGGCTGCATATACCTGGCCCGTCAGCGTATCTGTGACGCCATTGGGATACGCGGAAGCGACGTCGAATATCGAGGAGCTCCGCGCGCCAGAGACGTCCTGGGGCAGCGTCACATTGTCGGAGGTAAACAGGCCATCCAGGTCAGTGCTCGCCTCCGTCTGCCGCACGTACGACACGCCCAAAACACCGTCGCCGTCCACGCCCTCGTACGTAAACGAGACAAAGCCTCGCGGGTCGCACGCGGCGATGCCATGAGGCCCATCCTCAAGCTCAACCTGAACGTAACCGTCGGCGTCGGAGGTCGTCGTCACGCAGGTACTCGCGTCGATGTCGAGCAGGACGTCGGTATCGGGCAGGGGCTCACCCGCCGCGTCGACGAGACGCAGCGTCGCCACCCACGGCGCCGGCTCGTGGCCGCCGTCAAGGATGAGGCGGCCTTTCGTGCCCGCAAGCAGCGGAAGGCAGCGCAACCCGATGCCGCGGCCCAGCACATCGGAGAGCTCGTCCAAATAGCTGCGGATGGCCTCGAGCTCGCCACCGACTTCGGCCACCATCTCGGCGTCGGCCAGCGCCTCGTAGGCATCGCCACCTGCCATGACATAGCTGTTCGATGCCAGGTAGAGCGGCGTCTCGTCGTCATCGAGGTCCACTGAGCCGGCAAGGCCATACACGTAGATGTCCTTGACGCGCTGGCCGACGGGGGCGTTGGGATCGCATGTGACCTCAAAACCTGCGAGCTGCAAGAAGCTGCCGGAGATCTCCTCTTGCAACAGCATGCCACTCTGGCCATCCTGGCCGGCCATCGAAGAAAACGAGGCCTCGAACAGGCTCCGTAGGATCTTGGGGGTGATGCGCTTAACCTGCACGGTGTTCGAGAACGGGAACGCTGTCACGAGGTCGCGCACCGTCACGATGCCGCGGGGCAGCGCAGCCCGGATGCCGCCGCCGTTCGTGACCGCGAGCAACGGCGTGCCATCGTCGAGGCCCGTCTGGGCGAGCAGCGCGCTGGCCCGGTTGATGAAGCACTCGCAGACGAAATCGCCGTAGTTCGTCTCGACCATACGCGTGGGGGCCGCCAGGTCGTTGCCGTCGAGCCAGCCTGCCCACAGCGTCGTCGGGTTGATAGTGAGCTTCTCGGAGAGCATCTCGTCCTGAGTCGCGGCGATGGCCTCGAGATCGGCAGCGACATCGGGGGCGGGAGCGGCCTGGGACGCGACGGCAGCCGGATCGAGCAGCTCCTCGGCAGCAGAAACAGTGCCATCCGAGGCAAACGTCAGCGTAAGCTTGCCGAGCGCAGAGAGGTTGCAGCCGGTTTGAACGACGAGGACACCGTTGACGAGCACGTCTTCGACCGTGTGGCTGTGACCGTCGATAATGGCGGTCAGCCGGAAGGCGGCATCCGGGGAGAGGCTCTGCGCGAGGCCGAGGCCCGTACAGGGGACGGGGCCGTTGCCCAGGTGCGCGAGGCAGACGATGGCGTCGACGCCCTGCATCGCAAGCTCGGCGATCTGCCCTTCGGCAGTGGTGACCTCGTCAGCAAACACGACGTCTCCGAGCGCAGACGGGCTGACCGACCAGGCCGTTGCCTGCGTCGTGAGGCCAAACACGCCGATGCGCCTGCCGCCGCACGTAAGGACGGCGTTGCGGCCAGGGGCCCCGGGGACGTCCGGGCCGGCTACGCCGGCCAGCAGGGGCGCGCCATCTCGCAAAGCGTTGGCGGCGAGAAGCGGGAACGTCGCCGCCTCGGCATTGGCGAGCAGATTGTCGAGACCAAAGTCGAACTCGTGGTTGCCCAGACACATCGCATCGTAGCCGGCAGCGCTCATGAGATCGATGGGAGCCTCGCCCTTCGTGAGCGAGGCAAGCGGGGCTCCCTGCGTGGCGTCGCCGGCATCGAGCAGCAGGCTGTTGGGCGTCGCGGCGCGCAAGCCGGCCACTAGGTCGATACCGACAACGGACTCGCCATCGCCCTGCAGGTAGCCGTGGGTGTCATTCGTATGGAAGATAACGATCTCGTCGGCGGCGGAAGCCTCGGCAGCACGAGCGGGGCCCGAGGAGCCCAAGGCGAAACCCGCGGCTGCGGCACCAGCGGCGCCCACGAACGCGCGACGAGTGAGGCGAGTGACGCCCGCCTCGTAGCGGGCCGGGGCAGATGCAACAGGGATGCGCTCCATGGGAAAGCCTCCATACCTCTCGCGGGGCGCCACCGTGATGCGAGCAGGCGGCGATATTCCTAGCATACACGCCCCGCGATGCGCCCATATCGCAAACCCGCTCCTCTCCGCCGAACGCCAGCCTGCGCGTAACGAGCGCAGCCGGCAACGTCCATAACCCCGCCCGATACACGGGTCGAGCGCCAACGACAGAAGGGGGCGGCACGCGTGCTGAACGCATGCCGTCCCCCGGATCGTCACTTTGGTTCCACACGCTAAGGCAAAGCGGCCTTTCGCTGCAGTGAGCGGGCGATTGAGTCGCGGGACCCCTACTACCTGCCCAGAGCGCTTCGGGCTGAGATGCGCCCGAACGCACAGCACTCAGCAAGGTTGCCGGCCGCCTGGTAAAGCGCGCCCCAGATGGAACCAAACTCGCCGGCGGAATACAGGCCGGGGATAGGCGCGCCAAAAGCGTCAAGCACCTCGCCCTTCGCCGAACGAGCCGGCCCGCCGTTCGTGTTGAGGAAGTGCGGGGCACATCGCACGGCATAGAACGGGGGCGTCACTACCTCGGTCAGCGTGTTAGCAGGACGGTGGAACGCCAGGTCCTCCCCGTCGGCGCAGAATTGGTTCCAGACCGCGACCGTGTTCGCGAGCTCATCGGCAGGCACGCCGCACTGCTCGGCGAGTCCCTCGATGGTGTCGGAAACGTATGCGAAGCCATCTGCCACCGGATCGGCGCTCAGATCGGTTGGCACGGCACCGTTGGCCAGGGCATTCGCGTCAAACACAAACCAAGCGGTCTCCGGCATGCGCATCGGACCCCACTGGCCGCCCCACTGGGTGTATCCGTGACGATACCCGATGTTCACCGTGAGATCGCTGCCCATCGGGTAGAGCCCACCCGAGGTGTTGGCGTCCCAATCCATGTAGAAGCGCTGGCCGTTCATGCCGACCGTTATGCCGCGATCCTTTGTATAGTTGCCCGGACCCGACCCCTCGCCGGGGCCGAACTGCAGGAAGCGCGTGTTGTCAAGGCTGCGCGTCGTCTCCCAGAAGCCGGACACGCAATGCATGTGCCACATGCCGGCGCCAACCTTAGCGCAGGCACGATGGCCATCACCGGTGTTGCCCATCCCCGCGGCTGGGAACGCACCCTTAACGCCGGTGCTGTCGAACAGCATCCCCGGGTCGCTCTCGAAGCCTCCACAGCACATGACAACGCCCTTGTTCGCCTTGAAGCGCCTGCCGTCCTCCACGATGAGCCCGATAACGGCGCCGTCGCCGTCCGTGACGAGCTCCGACATCGGGGTCGCGGGCTGATAGTCGATGACGTCAGAGCGCGTCTCGACGTAGTTCATCAGGAAGTCGCAGATGTTCGTGAAGCCGGACACCCCTCCCGCGCCCGTGAATGCCATGAAGCCCCACCCGCCGATGTTCTCAAGCTCGGGGTACTCGGGACTCATCGCAGCGACGGCCGGGTTTGCCTGGCGAGCCTCCTCCGGCCAGAGCTCAGGCCCACCCGTCATGAAGTCGGCCTCAGGAGCGCCCAGCGTTTCGACCATCCACGAATAGTTCTTGCTCGACTCGTCGCAGAAGGCGCGAAGAACATCCTCAGGCGTGCTGTCAGTACCCTCCTGCAGCGCATTCATGTAGACCATAGCGTCGTCGGGATCCCCGATGACCGAGATCATGCCAAACGCGAACTTCGAGTTTCCAATGGGCGTTTCGCCCTTCTCGAGCAACAGGCAGGTCGCGCCATTGCCTTCGGCAGCGACGGTCGCGGCAGCCGTAAGCCCCGCAAGACCAGCACCCACGACGATGACGTCGTACTCTCCGTCCCAGGCACCGTCCGCGGACGCCGAAGCGGACGTCGCCCCCTCGCCGGCGAATGCCGCAGGTGCTGCGCCGAGAACGCCGGCTGCCGCAACTGCTCCAGCCGCCCCCAGGAAGGTGCGGCGCGTGGGATCTTGACGCTGTGTGGCAATCCTACTCATGAGATACCCCCTGTCGTGTAGCCGTGTCCCGTGCGGCGCGGCTCGTCTGACATATCGGCGGCGCCATCTGGCGTAGCCGATGTCAACGGTGCCCGCATCAGGCGATTTTGGCGAGCCACGAAGAGGGGCAGGGGCATGCCACGAACCGGGGGAGGCGATTGTTTTCGCAGGTGGTTGCATATGCGAATTGGGTCAGTGACGGGCCGTCACACGAGATGGGCTATCGGCAAGCCACGTGCGTGTGGAAAGAAAGAGGGATACGGAGCGTATAATCAGCCCACATGGAGACGACGGAATTGGACGCGCCCGCATCGGGAGCGCCCCTCTCATGGGTTGGGCTAAACACGCAGTGTGGCCGGGCGCTCTTCTGCGCAGGCGCGCTGCTGCTCACGTGGATCTACACCATCAATCTCGCAAACACGGAGCTGCCCCCGGGTGTCCCGTGGCAACAGGTCTACCTCTTTCTCCTCCCAACCCTCGCGCTTGGTGCGGTGTTCTCGTCACGCCTATCCTTGCCGCGCGGGCCCATAAGTGGGGCGGGTATGGCCGTGGGAGCCTTTGCCACGCTCGTCGCAACGCTCGGAAGCGTCATCATCGCCCTGCCCAACTTCCCCTGGCCGCTCGACCGGCCCGCGATGGCGTATATGGCAATGGCGTTCACGGGGCTTGGCGCCGGCTGGATGTACCTGCGATGGGGCGCTCTGTGCGCGCAGGTTCCCCTCGAACAAGGAATGAGAAGCTTGTTGACGGGCCTGGCGTGCGGCATTGCGCTCAAGCGTCTACTCGAGCTGTTTCCGCCCGAAGTATCGCTTCTGGCGTGCGCGGCCTTTCCCGCCATACTGTTCGTCGTGCTCGTGGCGACGTTGCGCAATGGCCGGAAAGAGTGGGATGCTCCCGCTGCGGGCGCCGCCGCGCATCCCCACGTTACACCGTCGGTCTCGGAGCTCGTCGCATCCCGGGGCGAGGCGCAGGATGCCGCGCGCATCGTCGTCTGCCTCGCCCTGCTCGGAAGCGTCGACGCCGTGTGCACGCTGGGGTTCACGGGCGTCCCGAGCGGCGGCATCCTGTCAGCCCTTGCCAGCTTGTTCTCCATCGGTATCGTTCTCCTGGTGCTCTACATCGCCTTCTTTCGCAAGGGGTCGTTCACGCTCGGGACGCTGTGGAAAGTCGTATGCCCCCTGCTGGCACTGGCGCTGGCATCAAGCATGTTTGGTGCACCTGATGTGGCCCAGTCCATCATGGTGACGACGTACAGCCTCATCGTGCAGTTCACGTGGCTGGTCATCACCGATGCAAGCCGGCGGCTCCGGCTGCACCCCCATGTGGCGTTCGCCTTGGGCTGGAGCGTCTACGCCCTCGTCGGATGGGCCGTTGTTCCCCTTGGCGAGGCACTGTTGGGGTCAGGCGTATCGCTGCAGCAGGTGCTTGTGGTGGCAACGGGCATCGCCCTCGCGGCGATGCTGCTACTTGAGATTCGCCCGGAAGCTCAGACCCAGCGGCTGTTCTCCGAGGTGGTTGGCCCCGCTCCGGAACCATCGGACTACCCGAGCATCGACGCGCGCTGCCATGAGCTCGGCACGGCCTGCGGCCTGACGCCGCGCGAGATAGAGGTCATGCAGCTCATCTGCAAGGGGCGCAGCAAAACAGCCATCGCCGAGACGCTGGCGCTCACGGAGAACACCGTGCGCGGCCACGCCAAGAACCTCTATCGCAAGCTCGGCGTCCATAGCAAGACCGAGCTGCAAAAGCTCGTAGGGCTGTAAGAGCAAGCGGATACGGCGGTGCGAAGTCTCCCTCACGGGGTGCGAGACTTTACCGCAGAGTGTGAGGCCCCCACTCGTAGGGCGCTTCTTGCGGTTGTGCGGGGTTTTGCAAAACTGAAGGCTGGAAATTGGCGCGATTGACGGTTATGCGAGGTTTGCGCGGCCATCTGAATGCCTGTGCTGCGGGTAATGTGCAACCCCCAAATCGCCTACCTGCGGTTTTCTGGGAAGCGACAATCTTTCGTAATCGCAGCACCCGCCGCAAACCTCGCATAACCGAAATATGAGCCCAATTTGGGAGCGGCGTTTTGCAAGACCTGGCATAACCGCATTTTGCGCCCGATCGGATGCGGCTGCGGGGTCGTTTCATTAAACGCGCTTGGCACCCCTGCAAGCACGGGCAACCCGCCAATGCGCAACGTAGCTAGCCTGCCCGGCCTTACTCCGTCATGCGGGCGTTGAGCTCGCCGGCGAGCTCCTGCGGCGTGATGCCCCAGCGCTCGCAGACGACGAGCAGGTGGTAGACCACATCGGCGCACTCGTAGCGGATGTGGTCGTGGTCGGCGTCCTTGCAGGCCATGACAACCTCGCACGACTCCTCGACGAGCTTCTTGAGCGGCTTGTCCTCGGGCCCGTCGAGCAGGCGCTTCGTGTAGCTGGCCTCGGGCGTCGAGCTGCGACGCCCGGCGATGATGCCCGCGAGCTTGTCGATGGTCTGCCCCAGGTCGCCAGGCTTAACGTTTGCGGTGCGCTCTCCCATGAGAGGCTTCCTTTCTACGACATGGCGCCACGCGTTCTGCAGGAAATACGATCCTGCAGCAGAGCGAGGCGCGTCCTGTTGGGAATCGTACGTTTCGGGGACAGGAAACGGGCTCGTGTATGGGCGCGCCGGCTCGATCTCCGCGCGCCCGGTCCTTCCGCCGGGAAAAGACCGGGTCAGCGAAGAGATGAATTCCGGCGAGGAAGATAGGCAGTACACGACTCGACTTCCTGGCCAGATTACTCCTTCGCGAGCGCGAAACTACGCCTGCGGGCTCGGCCCGACCGCATCCCCGAGGGCAACTTCGCGATAGAAGCAGCTGCGATGACCCGTATGGCAGGCCGGGCCCGGCGAATCCACAATGAGCAGGATCGTGTCGGCATCGCAGTCGTACAGCACGCGATGGACCTGCTGCACGTTGCCACTCGTGGCCCCCTTGTTCCAAAGCTCCCGGCGCGAGCGCGACCAGAACCAGCTCGTGCGCGTCTCCAGCGTCAGCGCGAGCGACTCGGCGTTCATCCACGCCATCATGAGGACCTCGCCCGAACCCTCTTGCTGCACGATAGCCGGCACGAGTCCCCGCTCGTCGAAGCGGACGCCGAGGGCCAGCGCGGCTTCGGCGCCATTCAAATGAACAAGCTCGGTTGGCTCACTTGCGTAGGATGGCATGGCGGTCCCCTCTCTCGAACGCATCTCATGCTCGGTCGGTCGCCGGCCGCCCTGTAATCCGGCGCTCAGACAGTCCTCGTACCGCCCGGCAAAGAACGCGCCGGACACTGCGGAACTCGCGGCGGACCACAGAGCCACCGTCGGCCTCGCGCATAGAGGGCGGAACCCCCGTCGTGGCGTCTCAGGGCGAGGCGCTGCGCTGTCGCCCCGGGAAGGAGGGCAAAGAGTTCGTTACCCCTCGAAGACGGGGCGCACGGGGATGCCTTGCGCAGCGAGGTACTCCTTGACCTGGCGAATCGTGTACGTTCCGAAGTGGAACACGCTCGCCGCGAGCACGGCGTCGGCCTCGCCCTCGACGATACCCTCGGCGAAGTGCTCGAGCGATCCCACGCCGCCCGACGCGATGACGGGGATGGGCACGGCGCGCGCCACCGCCCGGGTCAGCGCCAGGTCGAAGCCGTCCTGCGTGCCGTCGCGGTCCATGCTTGTGAGCAGGATCTCGCCCGCACCGCGACGTGCCGCCTCCTCGGCCCAGCTCACAGCGTCGTAGCCCGTGGCCGTGCGCCCTCCTGCGACGTAGACCTCCCACTTGTCGCCCGGCCCCACGTGGCGCGCGTCGATGGCGCAGATGACGGCCTGGCTGCCGAATGCCGCCGCGCATCGGGTGATGAGCGAGGGGTCCTTGACGGCCGCCGAGTTAAGCGAGCACTTGTCGGCGCCGGCGGCCACCATGGCGCGCATGCCAGCAACGTCGCGGAAACCGCCCCCCACCGCGTAGGGGATGCGCACCTGACGAGCCGCACGCGACGCCATGTCGATCGTCGTGGAGCGGTTGTCGCTCGTCGCCGTGATGTCGAGAAAGATGACCTCGTCAGCGCCCTCTCGGTCGTAGTAGCTCGCAAGCTCGACCGGGTCGCCGGCGTCGCGCAGGTTCACGAAGTTGACACCCTTGACGACGCGACCGTCCTTGACGTCCATGCAGGGAATGACACGTTTGGTGAGCAAAGCCCCTCCTCACGAGATAGCGAACCGAGCCGAGACATCCGTTCCGCCACGCGCCGACGCAGCGCAGCAGGCACAGGGCGTCGAGAGGCGACGCGTATGGAAATACGCGAGCCCCTCGAGAACGCAGCAAATGCCGTGCTACACCGGCGCGCGTGCGGACGCGAGCGCCTCTTCGAGCGTAAACGCCCCTTCATACAGAGCGCGGCCCGTGATGGCGCCCTCCACGACGGAGGGATCCAGCGCGGCAAGCGCTTCGATGTCAGCGAGGCTCGCGATGCCACCGCTCGCGACAACGGGGAAGCCCGCCACCTGCGCGATATGCTCGTACACCGCCGTGTTGACGCCCGTCTGCATACCGTCGCGCGCGATGTCCGTAAATACGAGGTGTGTGAATCCCATACCCGCCAGCTCGCCCACGAGGTCGTCGGCTCGCACGCGGGCATCTTCGCGCCAGCCGTTGACGGCCACCTCGCCGTCGCGGGCGGCGACGTCAGCCACGAGCAGCTCGCCAAAGCGCTCGGCCGCCTGGCGCGCAAACGCCCGGTCGCGCACGAGGATCGTCCCGAGCGCGATGCGTCGGGCTCCGTAGCTCGCCAGCTGCTCGATGCGCCCGAGCGAGCGCACGCCTCCGCCGACATCGACCGACAGCCCATCGACCTCGCAGATGCCCCGGATGGCCGCGTCGTTGGCAGCGCGGGCCGCGTCGTCCTCCTCGAACGCTGCGGAGAGGTCGACGACGTGCACCCACGTCGCCCCACGCGCCGCGAAGTCGCGCGCCACAGCCACGGGATCGCTTGCGTACACGTCCATCTGCGAGCGCTCGCCGCGACGCAGACGCACGACCTGGCCGGCCACAAGATCTATGGCGGGAAACAGGATCATCGCACCCCTCCCTTCACGTCGGAGCAGGAAAGCGTCGTCACAGCGTGCCGCCCAGGTCAACGCCCGCGGCAGCCGCAGCGCTCATCATCGCCTGCGCTGCCGCCAGCTCAGCCGGGTCGATACCCAGCTCGCGCGCGACGACGCCCGCAAAGTTCGCCAGCACGAGCGCACCGGCCCCCGAGGACTTCTCGGGATGGAACTGCACGCCGAACGTGTTGCCGCCGTTCCATACGGCGCTCGCGAAGCGCTGGCCGTGCTCCGTCGTGCCCACGACACGATCAGCATCGCGCGGGACGCACACGTAGGAGTGCGTGAAGTAGAAGAACGTGCCGTCCTCGACGCCCTCAAACAACGGGCAGCTGCGAGCGACGCCCGTGAGCTCGACGGAGTTCCATCCCACGTGCGGCACCTTCACGCCGTTCATACCGCGCAGGCGCTCGACGTCGCCCTGCATGAGCGCAAGGCCGGGCGTCCACGGGACGTCCTCGCCGGGTGCTGGCGGCTGGGCGTGCTCGTTACCGCGATCGAACAGCAGCTGCATGCCCAGGCAGATGCCCAGGATGGGCGTACCCGCGCGAGAGAGATCCCACAGGACGTCCGCCTGACCAGACGCCCGCATGAACGCCATGGCGTCGTCGAACGCGCCCACACCCGGCACGACGGCACCCGCAGCACCTGCAATGACAGCCGGGTCGTCGCTCACGCGCACCCGGACGCCCGCCGCGGCCAGACCTCGCTCGACAGACAGCAGGTTGCCCTTGTGGTAGTCGACGACGGCCACGTACGCGTCGGCAGGCATCCAGGGACGCTCCGCCTCGACAGCTCGGGCAAGCGTCGGCGCCTCGCCCACGCCGTACGCCGCGATCTCGTCCGCCCCGGCGATGACGATGCCCGGAACGCCCCCCACCGGCGCCATTAGAGGCTCCCCTTCGTGGAGGGTACGCCCGTGACGCGCGGATCGAGCCGCGTGGCCATCATGAGCGCGCGGGCAAGGGCCTTGAACGCTCCCTCGATGATGTGATGCGAGTTCTCGCCGGCCAGCAGGCGCACGTGTAGCGTGATGCCCGCGTTAGCAGCGAAGGCGATGAGAAATTCCTTGACGAGCTGCGTGTCGAACGTTCCGACGCACTGCGTGGGGATGGGCAGGTCGACGTGAGCGGCCCCGCGCCCCGAGATGTCGATGGCGCACAGCACGAGCGCCTCGTCCATCGGAACGACGGCCTGGCCGTAGCGTGCGATACCCTTTGCGTCGCCGAGCGCCTGGCGGACGGCCGTGCCGAGCACGATGCCAACGTCTTCGACCGTGTGATGGTCGTCGACCTGAACGTCGCCCGTGGCCTGTACCGTCAGCCCGAACAGCCCGTGACGACCCAGCGCGTCGAGCATGTGGTCGAGGAAGGGCACACACGTGTCGACGTCGGCCGCCCCGTCGCCGTCGAGGTCGAGGTGCACGAGGACGTCCGTCTCCTTCGTGACGCGATGCACCTCGGCGATGCGATGGACCTGCTCCGGGACGGCGCACGCCCCGAGCGCCTCTTTGTCTTCTGTGGTCATCGGCCTACTCCTTTGCCGTCATCGGCGCCTGCGAGGCGACCGCGGGAACGCCGGAAGCCTCGGCAGCTGACAGCCCCAGTATCTCACGCAGGCGCGTGAGAAGCTCGTCCGTTTCGGCAGGCATGCCCACGCTGATACGCAGACAACCGGCCAGCCCCGCCGCATGCGAGAAGTTACGCACGAGCACGGACGCGTCGGCCAGACGGTCATGCGCCTCGTCGGCACTCGGAAGGCTCCCGTCAGCGGGCAGGCGCACGAGCACGAAGTTCGCCTCAGAGTCGTACACGTCGACGTGCCCGCGTCCGGCAGCGGCCAGCTCGTCAGCAAGTCCCCGCAGCAGGGCCGTCATGCGGGCGCGCTCCGCCACGATGGCGTTGACGATCGGCCGCAGTTCGTCGGCATGCTCGAGCACGACCTCGGCCGCCGCCTGCGAGAACCGGTTGACCGAATAGGGCTGCGCACGGCGAGCAACCCGTCGGCCACGGCGTCGCCGCAGATGACGTAGCCCACGCGGGCGCCGGCCAGCGCATACGCCTTCGACAGCGTCCGCAGCACGCAGACGTTGGGCAGCTCGGCGACGAGCGGCACGCAGCTTGCGGCCGGGTCGCAGAACTCTCCGTACGCCTCGTCCACGACGATGAGCGCGTCAGTGGCCTCGGCGAGCGCCCGCACGAAGCCGACGCGCTCCAGGTTGCCCGAGGGGTTGTTCGGCGACGTCAGCACGACAACGGCGGTGTTGCTCTGCTGCGCAG includes the following:
- a CDS encoding 1-(5-phosphoribosyl)-5-((5-phosphoribosylamino)methylideneamino)imidazole-4-carboxamide isomerase — protein: MILFPAIDLVAGQVVRLRRGERSQMDVYASDPVAVARDFAARGATWVHVVDLSAAFEEDDAARAANDAAIRGICEVDGLSVDVGGGVRSLGRIEQLASYGARRIALGTILVRDRAFARQAAERFGELLVADVAARDGEVAVNGWREDARVRADDLVGELAGMGFTHLVFTDIARDGMQTGVNTAVYEHIAQVAGFPVVASGGIASLADIEALAALDPSVVEGAITGRALYEGAFTLEEALASARAPV
- the hisH gene encoding imidazole glycerol phosphate synthase subunit HisH, with the translated sequence MPADAYVAVVDYHKGNLLSVERGLAAAGVRVRVSDDPAVIAGAAGAVVPGVGAFDDAMAFMRASGQADVLWDLSRAGTPILGICLGMQLLFDRGNEHAQPPAPGEDVPWTPGLALMQGDVERLRGMNGVKVPHVGWNSVELTGVARSCPLFEGVEDGTFFYFTHSYVCVPRDADRVVGTTEHGQRFASAVWNGGNTFGVQFHPEKSSGAGALVLANFAGVVARELGIDPAELAAAQAMMSAAAAAGVDLGGTL
- the hisB gene encoding imidazoleglycerol-phosphate dehydratase HisB, translating into MTTEDKEALGACAVPEQVHRIAEVHRVTKETDVLVHLDLDGDGAADVDTCVPFLDHMLDALGRHGLFGLTVQATGDVQVDDHHTVEDVGIVLGTAVRQALGDAKGIARYGQAVVPMDEALVLCAIDISGRGAAHVDLPIPTQCVGTFDTQLVKEFLIAFAANAGITLHVRLLAGENSHHIIEGAFKALARALMMATRLDPRVTGVPSTKGSL